Genomic segment of Bdellovibrio bacteriovorus:
GAAGCGCCTCAAATCGCTTTTCCAGTTCTAGAGCCTGAGTTGTTTGCTCCTCAATACAAAGCCACATTGACGAAAAGTGATATGGAAGCTTTGAAATTGGCGGCACAAGAAAAAGCTCGCTACTTCTCTATCGTGACTATTCCAGATGATCCTACGCAAATGACGGCGAACCTAAAAGCTCCTGTTGTTGTGAACGTAGAAGCACGCACAGCTCGTCAATGTGTCCTTCAAGACAACAACTTGGCGATCCGTGAGCCTATCTTCACGAAACTTCAACAGCGCGTGGTTCAAAACCCTGCAGTGGCTATCAAGAACCAATCTTCTGGTATCGACGTAGCGACGAAATTGAACATTGTGAAAGAAGCGGGATTATAATTCCGAATCAAAATTAAGAATGAAAAAAGGCTTGGTCACCCAAGCCTTTTTTATTTGTCCGAGCAACAGACTTCCACTGATCTTTTATCCGTTCGATTGATTCTTGTGTTGAAGTCAGAATTGCAAATAAAAAAAGCGGCCTCAAGACCGCCTTTCTTATGGACGAGAGTCCCCTCACCAAAGGAGGCTCTCTATGAAAAATACCCCTCAACAAGGTACTTTTCGGAAGTTTATAGAATTACTTAAGTTGTTAATCCTGATTCTGTTTTTACTAATCAGTTCGTGCAGTTAAGTTCTTAAGCTTGCCATAACCGGGATTCATCACGGATGAAGCGGTTTTGAGGCCGCTTAAGCATTCTCTAACTGAGGTAATGATTTTTCCGTTTTAGCGCCCAAGCGCTTTAGATCTTCCACTTGGTCAATCAAGTTCCCGCGACCTTCAGAAACTTTCTTAATCACATCTTCATGTGCTTTTTGAGCCGCGGAAAGTTTTTCGCCTAGGTTTTGAAGGTCTTTTAAAAGGCCTGCGAATTTTTCATAAAGAAGGCCACCACGCTTCGCGATTTCAAGCGCATTTTTTTCCTGACGATCTTGCTTCCACAAAGCCGCCACCGTTCTTAGTGTTGCTAGCAAAGTCGTTGGACTCACGATCGCCACGTTTCTTTCCCACGCGTACTGGAAGAGCTCTGGCTTCAATTTAAACGCCAAAGCAAAAGCCGGCTCTAAAGGCATGAACAAAATCACGAAGTCCGGTGAAATCAACTTATCGGCTGCGTGATATTTTTTCTCTGATAAACCGTCGATGTGTTTTTTCAAAGATTCAACGTGAAGCTTTCCCGCACGCTCAAGATCTTCAGGGGTTTCTGCCGAAGAGTATTGTTCGTAAGCGATCAATGTCATCTTTGAGTCGACGATTAAATGTTTTTCGTCGGGCAGACTGACGATAACGTCAGGACGAAGAATTTGTCCGTCTTCGCCACGCAAATCCAAGTCTGTTCCCTGAATGATGTACTCTTCACCTTTACGAAGGCCCGAGCGTTCCAGAATATTTTCTAAGATCAGCTCGCCCCAATTACCTTGCGTTTTTACTTCACCCTTAAGGGCTTTTGTCAGATTCTGCGTTTCTGCGGACATGACTTTATTTAGTTCCATGAGCTTCGAAAGTTCCCCGCGCAGCATGCCGCGCTCAGAGCGTTCTGTGGAATAAGTCTCTTCCACTTTCTTTTCGAAATCTTTGATGCGCTCTTTAAGAGGTTCCAAAACAGAAGCGATATTTTTGTGGTTCTGATCGGTAAACTTGGCAGACTTTTCTTCAAAGATTTTTTGCGCCATCACTTCAAACTGAGTGTTCATTTTTTCCGCCAGCGCTTCTTGCTGTTTGCGAGCATCGGTCATCAAGACCTTTTGTTCAGCGAGGCTTTGTGAAAGAAGATCATTTTTCATCTGCAATGCTTGAACATCCGCCTGCAACTGAGCTTTTTCAGATGTCGCTTGGGCTTTCATTTTGAAATAAACCACGAGGCCCGCGATAAGCGCTCCCGCGAAAAAAGAAAGGACAACGAATAGATTCATGAAAAGACCTCCGACGGTTTCTTTTTGCACTTAGAAATTGCATTGGTCATCAGAAAAAGTTCTGATAGAAATGGTTTAAAGTTAACTCGAAATGGTGCGATGCAAAATATGACTTCTTCTGCGATTCAAATCAAAAGTATCCTTCTGGCGTTCCGTCCGAAAACTCTCACGGCAGCTTTGGTGCCTTGT
This window contains:
- the fliW gene encoding flagellar assembly protein FliW, with product MIISTSRFGQVELKQEDVLTFPEGLLGFGDLRKFALLDDPNDEIFAWLQSCEAPQIAFPVLEPELFAPQYKATLTKSDMEALKLAAQEKARYFSIVTIPDDPTQMTANLKAPVVVNVEARTARQCVLQDNNLAIREPIFTKLQQRVVQNPAVAIKNQSSGIDVATKLNIVKEAGL
- a CDS encoding DNA recombination protein RmuC, with translation MNLFVVLSFFAGALIAGLVVYFKMKAQATSEKAQLQADVQALQMKNDLLSQSLAEQKVLMTDARKQQEALAEKMNTQFEVMAQKIFEEKSAKFTDQNHKNIASVLEPLKERIKDFEKKVEETYSTERSERGMLRGELSKLMELNKVMSAETQNLTKALKGEVKTQGNWGELILENILERSGLRKGEEYIIQGTDLDLRGEDGQILRPDVIVSLPDEKHLIVDSKMTLIAYEQYSSAETPEDLERAGKLHVESLKKHIDGLSEKKYHAADKLISPDFVILFMPLEPAFALAFKLKPELFQYAWERNVAIVSPTTLLATLRTVAALWKQDRQEKNALEIAKRGGLLYEKFAGLLKDLQNLGEKLSAAQKAHEDVIKKVSEGRGNLIDQVEDLKRLGAKTEKSLPQLENA